In Heterodontus francisci isolate sHetFra1 chromosome 30, sHetFra1.hap1, whole genome shotgun sequence, a genomic segment contains:
- the LOC137346841 gene encoding transient receptor potential cation channel subfamily V member 3-like isoform X1: MDINFLVLLQPDTTDGETQNKQSLKRDLRMKLFCSIAAGDMETFDKLMHIFQVTRMKLTELWLIEPKTGKTCLMKALLNLNDNTKEIIEKLIAIAERNDCLKQLINAQYIDKDYKGQTALHIAIERRCPDIVRFLLEKGADVNAKANGKFFRLTRKHHGFYFGEVPLALAACTNQPEIVTLLMDNPETKIGEQDSRGNTVLHTLVTVADDTEDNTKFVIEMYNKILIKYKENNLEEMKNGKGLTPLQLAAKQGKFEIFRNILGREMKDKQHMKLSRKITDWAYGPVSSSLYNITGVDTFEENSVLKIVVFNTKIQNRHMMLSVEPLSTLLEQKWQKFAAYMFIFSCFLYMSYIIAFTAIYYDQSQPNKTTTTSWQLAGRIFISSWAGILFIMEIVMISQLRLSDLQSIMTDAWFHILFFLQAGLVAFCTVFEWIGVDLHLAFQVGAMTLGWINILYYTRGFQTMGIYSVMLQKIMLTDVVRFLFVYLLFLVGFAAALASLIEGCSNNATCSSFDNFNTAVLELFKLTIGLGDLEIQSEAKYPQLFLILLVIYVVLTFILLLNMLIALMGETVEHLSKESKNIWKLQRARTILNFENVLPKCLKEKFQLGEELYGKRYIRIKEVNWTKWSTTLARIHEDPGEEDQEESVDESADETDSMPSRKDIFKKPLRKNLHRKPRIKSSRKWNLDSSRKFGGTANREIRLADLESEVIMVSEQDMPPILETVDCKETDSTVKPRGDTMI, from the exons TCTGAAGCGTGATCTGAGAATGAAGTTGTTCTGCTCCATTGCTGCTGGGGATATGGAGACATTTGACAAACTAATGCACATCTTTCAGGTTACCAGAATGAAGTTGACAGAGCTGTGGCTCATAG AACCCAAAACAGGGAAGACTTGCCTTATGAAAGCCTTACTGAACCTAAACGACAATACAAAGGAAATAATTGAGAAACTGATTGCGATAGCAGAGAGAAATGACTGTTTAAAGCAGCTGATTAACGCTCAATATATCGATAAAGATTATAAAG gtcAAACAGCCCTGCACATTGCCATAGAGAGACGTTGTCCTGATATAGTGCGCTTCCTGCTGGAGAAAGGGGCTGACGTCAATGCAAAGGCCAATGGGAAGTTTTTCAGACTGACCAGAAAGCATCATGGCTTTTATTTTG GTGAAGTCCCACTGGCCCTGGCTGCCTGCACTAATCAGCCGGAGATAGTTACACTTCTCATGGATAACCCGGAAACAAAGATTGGGGAGCAGGACTCCAGgggaaacacagtgctacacacgcTGGTCACTGTAGCTGATGATACCGAGGACAACACAAAGTTTGTAATAGAAATGTACAACAAGATCTTGATCAAATACAAAGAAAACAATCTGGAAGAAATGAAGAATGGAAAGGGACTGACCCCGTTGCAGCTCGCAGCCAAACAGGGCAAGTTTGAG ATATTCAGAAATATCCTCGGAAGAGAAATGAAAGACAAGCAGCACATGAAACTTTCTAGAAAAATCACGGACTGGGCCTACGGGCCAGTTTCTTCTTCGCTCTACAACATCACAGGAGTGGACACTTTTGAAGAGAATTCTGTTCTGAAAATCGTAGTGTTTAACACCAAAATCCAG AACCGTCACATGATGTTGTCTGTGGAACCTCTGAGCACTCTGCTCGAACAGAAGTGGCAGAAATTTGCAGCCTACATGTTCATATTCAGCTGTTTCCTGTACATGTCATATATAATTGCTTTCACGGCTATTTATTATGACCAGTCTCAACCAAATAAG ACAACAACCACTTCATGGCAACTAGCTGGACGTATTTTCATTTCATCATGGGCTGGCATTTTATTCATCATGGAA ATAGTGATGATATCCCAGTTGAGACTTTCTGACCTTCAATCAATAATGACAGATGCCTGGTTCCACATCCTGTT CTTTTTACAGGCCGGGTTAGTGGCCTTCTGCACCGTATTTGAGTGGATAGGTGTGGATCTGCACCTGGCATTTCAGGTAGGAGCGATGACTCTCGGCTGGATTAATATCCTCTACTACACACGGGGATTCCAGACTATGGGAATCTACAGCGTCATGCTACAGAAG ATTATGTTAACTGATGTTGTGAGATTCCTGTTCGTCTATTTACTGTTCCTAGTCGGATTTGCTGCAG CACTCGCCTCCCTGATTGAGGGATGCTCCAACAATGCAACGTGTAGCTCTTTTGACAATTTCAACACTGCAGTGCTGGAACTCTTCAAGCTAACCATTGGACTAGGTGATCTGGAAATACAGAGTGAAGCAAAATACCCACAGCTCTTCCTCATCCTCCTGGTGATATACGTTGTTCTGACCTTCATCCTCCTGCTGAATATGCTGATTGCACTGATGGGGGAGACGGTGGAACACCTTTCCAAAGAGAGCAAGAACATCTGGAAACTACAG AGAGCAAGAACTATTCTGAATTTTGAAAATGTTTTGCCAAAGTGTCTGAAGGAGAAATTTCAACTGGGAGAAGAATTATATGGCAAGAGATACATCAG GATCAAAGAAGTTAACTGGACAAAATGGAGCACCACACTAGCTCGTATCCATGAAGACCCAGGCGAAGAGGATCAAG AAGAAAGTGTTGATGAAAGCGCAGATGAAACAGACAGCATGCCATCAAGAAAAGACATTTTCAAAAAACCATTAAGGAAAAActtacacagaaaaccaagaatcaaGAGCAGCAGAAAATGGAATCTGGATTCCAGCCGAAAATTTGGAGGGACAGCAAACAGAGAGATAAGGCTGGCAGACCTAGAATCAGAGGTGATAATGGTTTCTGAACAAGATATGCCACCAATATTAGAGACTGTGGATTGTAAGGAAACAGACAGTACAGTTAAGCCAAGAGGAGACACGATGATTTAA
- the LOC137346841 gene encoding transient receptor potential cation channel subfamily V member 3-like isoform X2, whose translation MDINFLVLLQPDTTDGETQNKQSLKRDLRMKLFCSIAAGDMETFDKLMHIFQVTRMKLTELWLIGQTALHIAIERRCPDIVRFLLEKGADVNAKANGKFFRLTRKHHGFYFGEVPLALAACTNQPEIVTLLMDNPETKIGEQDSRGNTVLHTLVTVADDTEDNTKFVIEMYNKILIKYKENNLEEMKNGKGLTPLQLAAKQGKFEIFRNILGREMKDKQHMKLSRKITDWAYGPVSSSLYNITGVDTFEENSVLKIVVFNTKIQNRHMMLSVEPLSTLLEQKWQKFAAYMFIFSCFLYMSYIIAFTAIYYDQSQPNKTTTTSWQLAGRIFISSWAGILFIMEIVMISQLRLSDLQSIMTDAWFHILFFLQAGLVAFCTVFEWIGVDLHLAFQVGAMTLGWINILYYTRGFQTMGIYSVMLQKIMLTDVVRFLFVYLLFLVGFAAALASLIEGCSNNATCSSFDNFNTAVLELFKLTIGLGDLEIQSEAKYPQLFLILLVIYVVLTFILLLNMLIALMGETVEHLSKESKNIWKLQRARTILNFENVLPKCLKEKFQLGEELYGKRYIRIKEVNWTKWSTTLARIHEDPGEEDQEESVDESADETDSMPSRKDIFKKPLRKNLHRKPRIKSSRKWNLDSSRKFGGTANREIRLADLESEVIMVSEQDMPPILETVDCKETDSTVKPRGDTMI comes from the exons TCTGAAGCGTGATCTGAGAATGAAGTTGTTCTGCTCCATTGCTGCTGGGGATATGGAGACATTTGACAAACTAATGCACATCTTTCAGGTTACCAGAATGAAGTTGACAGAGCTGTGGCTCATAG gtcAAACAGCCCTGCACATTGCCATAGAGAGACGTTGTCCTGATATAGTGCGCTTCCTGCTGGAGAAAGGGGCTGACGTCAATGCAAAGGCCAATGGGAAGTTTTTCAGACTGACCAGAAAGCATCATGGCTTTTATTTTG GTGAAGTCCCACTGGCCCTGGCTGCCTGCACTAATCAGCCGGAGATAGTTACACTTCTCATGGATAACCCGGAAACAAAGATTGGGGAGCAGGACTCCAGgggaaacacagtgctacacacgcTGGTCACTGTAGCTGATGATACCGAGGACAACACAAAGTTTGTAATAGAAATGTACAACAAGATCTTGATCAAATACAAAGAAAACAATCTGGAAGAAATGAAGAATGGAAAGGGACTGACCCCGTTGCAGCTCGCAGCCAAACAGGGCAAGTTTGAG ATATTCAGAAATATCCTCGGAAGAGAAATGAAAGACAAGCAGCACATGAAACTTTCTAGAAAAATCACGGACTGGGCCTACGGGCCAGTTTCTTCTTCGCTCTACAACATCACAGGAGTGGACACTTTTGAAGAGAATTCTGTTCTGAAAATCGTAGTGTTTAACACCAAAATCCAG AACCGTCACATGATGTTGTCTGTGGAACCTCTGAGCACTCTGCTCGAACAGAAGTGGCAGAAATTTGCAGCCTACATGTTCATATTCAGCTGTTTCCTGTACATGTCATATATAATTGCTTTCACGGCTATTTATTATGACCAGTCTCAACCAAATAAG ACAACAACCACTTCATGGCAACTAGCTGGACGTATTTTCATTTCATCATGGGCTGGCATTTTATTCATCATGGAA ATAGTGATGATATCCCAGTTGAGACTTTCTGACCTTCAATCAATAATGACAGATGCCTGGTTCCACATCCTGTT CTTTTTACAGGCCGGGTTAGTGGCCTTCTGCACCGTATTTGAGTGGATAGGTGTGGATCTGCACCTGGCATTTCAGGTAGGAGCGATGACTCTCGGCTGGATTAATATCCTCTACTACACACGGGGATTCCAGACTATGGGAATCTACAGCGTCATGCTACAGAAG ATTATGTTAACTGATGTTGTGAGATTCCTGTTCGTCTATTTACTGTTCCTAGTCGGATTTGCTGCAG CACTCGCCTCCCTGATTGAGGGATGCTCCAACAATGCAACGTGTAGCTCTTTTGACAATTTCAACACTGCAGTGCTGGAACTCTTCAAGCTAACCATTGGACTAGGTGATCTGGAAATACAGAGTGAAGCAAAATACCCACAGCTCTTCCTCATCCTCCTGGTGATATACGTTGTTCTGACCTTCATCCTCCTGCTGAATATGCTGATTGCACTGATGGGGGAGACGGTGGAACACCTTTCCAAAGAGAGCAAGAACATCTGGAAACTACAG AGAGCAAGAACTATTCTGAATTTTGAAAATGTTTTGCCAAAGTGTCTGAAGGAGAAATTTCAACTGGGAGAAGAATTATATGGCAAGAGATACATCAG GATCAAAGAAGTTAACTGGACAAAATGGAGCACCACACTAGCTCGTATCCATGAAGACCCAGGCGAAGAGGATCAAG AAGAAAGTGTTGATGAAAGCGCAGATGAAACAGACAGCATGCCATCAAGAAAAGACATTTTCAAAAAACCATTAAGGAAAAActtacacagaaaaccaagaatcaaGAGCAGCAGAAAATGGAATCTGGATTCCAGCCGAAAATTTGGAGGGACAGCAAACAGAGAGATAAGGCTGGCAGACCTAGAATCAGAGGTGATAATGGTTTCTGAACAAGATATGCCACCAATATTAGAGACTGTGGATTGTAAGGAAACAGACAGTACAGTTAAGCCAAGAGGAGACACGATGATTTAA